The genomic region AttaaaggggttaaactgcaggcttattatttatttttattcattttaagacTAATTCTGCTGtaaacactgaattattcagtatgcaCTATGAAAATAGCATGTAAGTTATAGAGGTTTGACTGAGAGGTATTGAAATGTAGATCATTTAGAGGTCAAGGGGTTATAAACTGTAAGAGTATAATTCAGCCTGAGAATGAGCATAGGtgcagtcgtatgcaaaagtttaggcacccctagtcaaatgacatgttttgttgattttctaagtgaaaataagtaaagcatcctctacagagaacacgctcCTGCACCTGTTAACACACAGATACTGTGCgtttgcagaatttaacatattggaaataataatgacatattaaatgtggcctgtgccaaagtcatgttttattttttatgttttcccatttttcagcctgtaaaattcagcaaataaatagaaattgagcGCTAACAGTGGTACATTTGAGTTTATTGGCATTAATTTTGAGCATgaaataatgagaaatgacaaCAGTCGAAATATTAAGTGTACAGAATTGACTTTTATTCAGGTTTTGCGGTGGCAGGTCAATCACATTGCACAAATCTTTATGCGCCAATCGGCctttgagacagagagagtacaGCAGACTGTGGCAACAGCCGTTCCAAAGATCTCCACTTAGTCCATCGCATCCAGGAAGCAAAGCTGGGGAACTCGGAGGCTGATCATACAGCTGCTCTATCCTCAAGAACATTGCTGAGCTTTTCTTACACCATGAGTGCTTTTCAAAAAGTGCAGCAAACTGTTGGCAGTGCTGAGCGGAGTGACCATGGTCCAAACAATTTGCTTCATTTTTTGAGTTTTCCTAACACTAAACAACAGACATTGGTCAGGCTGGCAGTGAAAGAAGGTGAGCTCCTTgctatgtctctctctttagctgTCGGAGAAGCATTTCATAGAACAAAGAGCAGAAGCCTAAGAGAACTAGACCTGATCAAACCCACGCTGTAGACCTAGAGCATCCACTGAGCTCGTGGTGCGTTGAGTAGCTTTGCTCTGTGCTGAACACATGTAAACATATTTGATACATGTCAGCAGATACTCTAGGAATACATTCAGTGTGgtgagaagatgaagaagagaaGGGATGCTGAGAAATTCTTAGATACTCAGTGGCAGGTTCTGAGTGGAAGTTATTCAGTAGAAGATGGAGCGGAGAGTTGGGTGGGGGGGGTTTGGAGGGACATTGTGTGTTTATAAGCGACGTTGCTGTACTGTGGAGGAGCGGGTCATGGTCATTGAACCTCCCCCTCCACCCAGGCTGAGACTGGAACCGCCGCCAAAGCCGACGCCGCCACCCAGGCCGCCACCCAGGCCAAGGCCGCCACCCAGGCCGCCACCCAGGCCAAAGCCACCTCCAGCACCGCCGCCACCCATGCCAAAGCCAGCTCCACCAGCGCCGCCACCATAGCCGAAACCACCACCGAATCCAGAACCtgcaaaacaacacagagaaaagAGCTTAGTCATCTGTGCTTTCAGTCTGTTTGGTTGTCAAACAGTGAACAGTAATAATGCATATAtaactcaccaccaccaccactggaGCTCTCCTGAATATGGATGGTTGCGCTTCCGCCACCAGAGGCGATCCTGTGGACGGATTCATACAGTTTAGGTTCAGTTCAGAGCCAAAAATGACCTCCAAATAAGCTTTTTGTTGAAAATGGACTGACCTGGTCTCCTCTCCTTCCAGGAGCTTCCTGTAAGTGGCGATCTCAATGTCCAGGGCCAGTTTGACGTTCATGAGCTCCTGGTACTCGCGCACTTGCCGTGCCATGTCCTGCTTGGCTCTCTGCAGGGCCTCCTCCAGGTCCTTAATGCGGAGTTTGGCATCCTTCACTGCCAGCTCTCCTCGCTCCTCTGCCTCTGCAATCTGAGCCTCCAGGTTGGCTCGCTAGAAAAATGAAAGACACAGAAAACTCAAACTGAAGTTTCTGCACCCAACTGCGATCTAATTCAGTGACCTGTATTGTTGGGAATCTAGCAGAACTGCTCACCTGTCCCTTAACAGCCTCAATTTCATTCTGGAGTCGGCTGATCATGCGGTTGAGCTCTGCGATCTCAGCCTTGGTGTTGCGGAGGTCGTCTCCATATTGGCCAGCAGACGACTGCATCTCCTCAAACTGGTAAACAGGATGAAGCACAATCACTTGTAACTCAAGTGGCTCCTAAAGACTTGGATGTTATATTTCCCAACGTCAAAAAAGCTTTTTACCTTCTGCTTGTACCACGACTCGGCCTCGGCACGGCTGCGGTTGGCGATGTCCTCGTACTGAGCGCGGACCTCGGCCACAATGGCATCCATGTCCAGGTTGCGACTGTTGTCCATCTCCACGATGACCGATGTGTCCTTGATTTGTCCCTGAAGTTCACGCAGCTCCTGAAAAGTAAGGCATGGTAAAACATGAAGCTCTGTTTGACATGCAGCCTTACCTTGATAAAAGGAAGGCAGACAGATCACATCACAGTGAAAATATAATTGGATTAGGTTCCCACCTCCTCATAGATGGCCCTGAGGAAGTTGATCTCATCCTGAAGGGCATCAACTTTAGCCTCAAGCTCAATCTTGCCCATGTAGGCCCCATCGACATCCTGTTGAAGATTAGTATAGTTTATCATCCTGGGTTTTCTTGAAAGGTGACCAACTGTACAGATATTCTAGGACATATGAAAAACACAGTTTGGAGAGGAGAGAGTCAAAGCTCTTGCCTTCTTCAGCAGGACGAATTCGTTCTCCACAGAGGCGCGCTTGTTGATTTCATCCTCATATCTGCAAATTTAAAAACATGGCTCATTTAATGATGCAAGTTGTGGAAGTTGATGGAATAAAGCAACTCAAATTTGACAGGATAAGTGACTCACTTGTTCTTGAAGTCCTCCACCAGACCCTGCATGTTCTTCAGCTCTCCCTCCAGCTTCATCTTCTCATTTCCAAGACCGTCCAGCTGTCTGCGGAGGTTGGCAATGTAGGCCTCGAACATGGCGTCGATGTTGGAGCGGGTGGTGGTCTGTTCCTGAAGGAGGCTCCATTTGGTCTCGAGCATCTTGTTCTGTTGCTCCAGGAAACGTACCTACAGGAGGGATAAATGGGTGGAAtcatattaaaaattaatgaaatCCTTTAGAAAGTGTTGGCAAATGAGTTCCTAAAATCAGTTCCTCTCTACATAAAGGAGGAGTCACACTGTTATCAGATGTGACATATACCTTGTGACAAGGTGTATTCCCAGTACATGTTGATACTTGCCTTAAAATAACTATAATTAATCCATCACCTGGCAGATTTATTAGCATTAGTACCACGTTTCTGTTGGGTCTTGCTGGCAGTGAGGAGTAATTGTTGCCCAGAGGCAGAGGCGGTCCACTGGAAGGTTTCCTAAAAGTCTTATTAGAACACTCCCCTTCTGAGGTCATGAAACACTGCCCTCATGTGCctctgcaacatgttccagctAGGCCTATGCTTTGGTGTGGGCTCTCGGCACATTCTTTGCCATCAAATTAGATTGGCAAAGCCCCTCAAAGAATATTGGCAGCCTTGTTGGCAGGCCTGAACCTGCCTGATGAGACACTCCTTGCCCCCTGGGCACAGGGGTGGAGTCACTCCCAGATATTGATTCCTGCTATGCAGTTTCAGTGGTTCTGGGTGTGCATGACTGCAGAAATTGAGTCTTTGAACTCTGCAAAGTTGGAATAATACATGTTTCTTCTTAAGTGGCTTTTATCCTTCTATAAACAAAGCTTCGCCTGTCTGTTGCATTGACCAAAACTGTATGAAAGTTGATCTTGCCAGGATTATTGAAAGGGATGAAAAGAATCCAGCACCATATCGTGAAAAGCTGACAAAGCATTTAATAGATAGGGTGTGGTTGGAAGTCTAATTCCCCCAAGAGGAAACAACACCCTAGTATTGATCATGCACAATTGTTTAACTACATGACCCATATGCGCCTGTGCCGCTCCCTCTCAGAGAAACTTTCAACATTTCAGAGAGTTTAACCATCATTACATCTCTTTAAATGCTATACTACACACTTGAGCTGCCATGGGAATAGATGGTTAACTTGATCCATGCCCTTATTTGGAGAGAACTAGCTGTCATTGGATCTGCCTAGGCTAAGGTTTCCAAACTCCAACTCCACTATGGACTGTCAAAGAAAACCACTCAAGCGGTTTTTAAGCCTTCATCAGCAAGACACCTATGCACTTTGACCACTGCAAGGCTAAATAATATAGTGGTGCACTGTGCAAATGAAGGCttgatttgtttttaaacaccttaggGTATTTAAATGCACCATCCCCAGGATTTCTGCATGCAGGCTAATGACTCTGAAATATTTAATGGCTATTGGACCTGCTCAGGTGAAAGCTCTGGCAGTTGTTTGAAGACGTATGAATGAACAAGCCCAAAGCCCTATAACAGGGGTGTCCAGCTCTGGCCTTGGAGGCCTTAGTGCAACACAGTTTactgatttccctgctcaaacacacctgccTTCAAGTCAGCACACAGTTACCAGGTTTAgtatgtgtgtttgagcagggaaatcaccaagCTGTGTTGGACTCTGGCTCATCCAGGACTTGAACTGGACACCGTTGCATtataaacactcaaataaaTTTCAATGGAATGGATATTTTTGCATGTGTTAATAAAGGTACAAATATATTTATGAGGAAAACCCACCTTGTCGATGAAGGAAGCGAAGCGGTTGTTGAGTGTCTTAATCTGCTCTTTCTCTTGTGTGCGGACGACCTGGATGTTGGGGTCGATCTCTAGATTGAGGGGCTGAAGGAGGCTTGAGTTGACAGTGACAGCTGTGATGGGGGGTGGCACAAACCCACCGGCACCGCCAAACCCAGCGCCACCGCCAAACCCACCGGCACCGCCAAACCCACCGGCACCGCCAAACCCACCGCCACCGCCAAAGCCACCTCTACTTCCAAAGCCAGCTGCACTGCCAAAGCCACCTCCACTGCCAAAGCCACCTCCACTGCCAAAGCCACCTCCATAACCTCCTCCACCTGCTGCACTCAAGGCTCCTCCGCTGCTCATGCTGTAGCTGATGGTAGAGCCACCACCACCGCCGCCGCCACCACCACCGAGGCCGAAGCCAGAGCGGCGAACAGTAGTAGAGCTGATCCTTGAGCCCGAGGGTACAGCATAGGCGGAATAGCTTGAGAAACTCGTTCTGCCACCTCCACCTCccatgccacctttgccaccaCTGAGGCTGATGGTGCGGATGCTCATGGTTATCTTCAAGGGGAGggcacagacagagaaagagcaaagaGGACTGAAGCAGGAGAGCTCACTAAGAGGAGACTGAAATCCCTCTGAGTGCCTTCTCTGTGGAGCAGGAAGGTTTTTAAAGACCtcggaaagagggagggagtcACCCGGCCCTCCCTCATTCAGCCTCAGGCGCGTCCTCCCCCTACACCTCACCTGAGCAGGTACCGCCCTTCATGTCGGACCGATGGGGTAAGAGAAGTCCTGTAAGGGGAGATGCCTTCAATACAAGCCTGCTGCACACCAGAGAAAGTCAGAGGGAAGGAGAAGGTCAATCAAATTCTCATGCAAATGAGACTCTTTTCCAGTGCAAAATTCTCCACTAGTTTCTGCGCAAGAGTAGCCCACATTCCCCTGCAACCGATACGCTTGGTGTCAGTTTCACAACTGCTAAGGTATACAGTGTGAGGTGCATTGACATGTATATTTCATGAGGCTGAAACATGCTGAGCTCGCTGTTCGCTTTGGGCAACAGGCTGGAAGCAGACATTTAGAATAGGGTAATATTTGATGAAGGGCTTTGACGCAGTCGTCTTGATCTCCCAGCATAGAAGCTGTTGTCATTCACTGGCTTCTGTGTCCAGTCAGACAAATGGGCCTCTGTTCTCTCAGCTGAGAGATTGCCTCCCTTCCTAACTGAGCACCAGGCTATTTACAGCCTTATGTGGTCGCTGAACACCGGCGTCTGCAAAGAGGCTTGGAGTAGAGGCTGGCATTTCAAGCCACTCTTAGTAGCCAGACCTTATGCAGGAGTTGTGgcacaaacattttcaaacctGAATCTGCTGGCTGACAGAAAAATACAGACCTGACCAAACCTGTTATAATGGATTGAAGAAGTCAAGACACGACCCCCCATCTTTAACCACCTGCTGGCCATAAAATAACTGacctttctctctgttccagCGTCCCTGGATAACCTAACTACTGTGAAACTAACTTGtgaagaaattaaaatgtgaaaaatcttGTGTTTCTTTTATCCTTGTGGTGTAAACATCCAAAAGGCAGTTTGACTGGACCCACTTTCTCTTCTAAAGAATCCCGCAAGCACAGTTTGGGTCATGTAACGGATCATAGGCGTGCACTGAACAGCATGCTGTTACTGTACAAGTCCATAGATGGCATTATCCAACAACATGTACTGGCCTGTTGTTCTGTGCCTGTTGTTCTCTGGTTCTACCTTTAAGGTCTGTGAGTAGCGTTATGGCCAACTCATTTAGAACTGCAACATAAAATGAAGCACAGAAGGAAAGTTTATTCAAATTGCATTGAAATTAAACAGTGAAAACCCCTAAAAGTAATATTATTGGCAATCCAGAGCTTAGAGCTCAAATGTAGGCCCACATTTCAActtgtaatgctgataataataataataataatactagtaatactaataataatgcttAGATTTAAAAAGGTTGAGTCTGTTTCCACCCCTGCACTCTAAAGTTGACAAAGTGCTTGAAATTCACTTGATTCAAACGTGTACATCGGTTCCACATGAGTACCAGGCACTACATCAACACaatgaatgtattttatttcctttgttttgGCTGTAAGTGCATTCATGTGGGACTCCTGCAGATATTTTGAAGCAAGTCAGTTCAAAGCTCCATGTTTCTCAGTGTTGaattattataaatacatttccatGAAAAATGGGCCAAAAGCTCAAAATGGCCAAACATTAAGATTTTAATAGGCTTAACAACAAACCATCAGTCAGTAAAAAagcaagaataaaaaaaaatagatttcatTACTTTAGATGTAACAGCCTTCTGggtaaaaagagaagaaaaacgtGTTTAGGGTATTTGGTGTCACATTAGAGTTCAACTCTTGAGCCTGACCAGGCCAAGACCATTTGAAAAAccactgatatgttgttttgCAGTGTCGTCCTCTAAAAGAGAGGTGAGTTTAACATAAACACAAAGCCATGTGGGTCAACACAGTGAAGAGAAACGTGTCGTGCAGGGACATTTTCACAGAAACTACAACAGTGATGGTGGAACTCTACGGTAgggcgtggtggtggtggtagggcATGGTCATAGTGGTGGTAgggcgtggtggtggtggtggtggtggtggtggtagggcATGGTCATGGTGGTGGTAgggcgtggtggtggtggtggtggtggtggtggagaggATGTACCAAGATTCAAGCAATAAAACAGGACAATGCTCCAGAGCAGAGAGCTTAATCCTTTCCTCAAAAGAAAGTTCAGGTTCATTAAAgaatgtaatattaataatgagaATGACTGAGTCAAGCataaacacaataacaaaacaatgcTGTGCTACACCAGTCGGGAAAGCAACAAAGCATGTTTATGGGTTATATTTCAGGTTATTAAATTAGTAATGAATCAAAACCTCTTTCATGCAAGTATGAATACAGCATAAACCAAGAAACACATGCACTGAGTTCTACTTTGCTGATTCTGATAGCGA from Pygocentrus nattereri isolate fPygNat1 chromosome 9, fPygNat1.pri, whole genome shotgun sequence harbors:
- the krt5 gene encoding keratin, type II cytoskeletal 5 codes for the protein MSIRTISLSGGKGGMGGGGGRTSFSSYSAYAVPSGSRISSTTVRRSGFGLGGGGGGGGGGSTISYSMSSGGALSAAGGGGYGGGFGSGGGFGSGGGFGSAAGFGSRGGFGGGGGFGGAGGFGGAGGFGGGAGFGGAGGFVPPPITAVTVNSSLLQPLNLEIDPNIQVVRTQEKEQIKTLNNRFASFIDKVRFLEQQNKMLETKWSLLQEQTTTRSNIDAMFEAYIANLRRQLDGLGNEKMKLEGELKNMQGLVEDFKNKYEDEINKRASVENEFVLLKKDVDGAYMGKIELEAKVDALQDEINFLRAIYEEELRELQGQIKDTSVIVEMDNSRNLDMDAIVAEVRAQYEDIANRSRAEAESWYKQKFEEMQSSAGQYGDDLRNTKAEIAELNRMISRLQNEIEAVKGQRANLEAQIAEAEERGELAVKDAKLRIKDLEEALQRAKQDMARQVREYQELMNVKLALDIEIATYRKLLEGEETRIASGGGSATIHIQESSSGGGGSGFGGGFGYGGGAGGAGFGMGGGGAGGGFGLGGGLGGGLGLGGGLGGGVGFGGGSSLSLGGGGGSMTMTRSSTVQQRRL